TGCCAGCTCATAGAGAAAGTATGATAATATCTGAAAAGATAAATCAAACAATTTCCCAAGAGCGCTAAATGGCCAATGATAAAGGACAAAATAGTGATATGGGGAAAAGGGTAGGGATCGAAAATCGGATAAATGAAAGCTACAATCGAGCCAAAAGTCCCCAAAAGTGCAAAATAAAATTTATACACTGAGCGATTAGGCAGAAACATCAAGGCAAACATAGCCATTCTGCAATGATAAAAAGGCAGACTCTCAGACAAAGGGGCAGCAGTCAGCATATACCAAGAGTAGAGGCCTATCAGCTGAAAAGCTTGCATCCCAACAAATAACCGCTGGTAAGGCTTCCGATTGTAGTAGCGATAGGAAAGCCAGATAATCGCAAAGACCAGCCCCAAAAGAACAAAATACCAAAGTCCCAGTTGAGGCGGTTCGGTTTTATAGGTTGTAAACATATCTCTTATTCCCATCTCCTAGGCTCCTATTCTAATATAAGTTTTGAACAAGGCTGAGTTTGCCTGTTGTTGCAATAATTTCTAGCTTTTCCAGACAAAAAGCATCCCCCAGAAACTTACTTCACTAATCCAAATACTGTTCTCTATCTCCTTGATAAATCTCCCAAAGGATTTCCAACTGTTCTTTTGTCGTCCGCTTAGAAGATAATTCTGGTAAAGATTGGATATCAAAGAAGGCTAACTCTTCTATTTCTGTATTAGGCTGAAAGTTTCCATCCTCTATCTGACACTCGAAGACCAGTTTAGCATATTGCTTACTCTGAAATTGAAATTTATTAGTATCAAAAATTGCAAGCAGACGAGAAACTGAAACATTAAATCCCGTTTCTTCTTGGACTTCCTTGACGATATTTTCCTTAGGAGATAGGCCGACTTCACAAAAGCCGCCAGGTAAAGCCCAAGTTTTCTCATTTTTACCCTTGACTAAACAGACTTTTCCGTCTCGAACCAGTACAGCTCGGACATCAATCAAAGGAGTGGAATAAAAATCCGTTGGGCGCAACAGCTCTGCCAATTCTTTCCCATCCAAATCTGACCAATCAGCCAGGAGGTGTCCCAAAAGCTGACGTAGTTCTAAGTAACGCTCTCGATCAAATTCATCACGAGTAAATGCCAGTCCTGTCTCTGTAATAGAAAGGAGACGTTGAATGATTTTTGCAGTTTCTTTAGTTTCCATCTTCTAAGTCCTCTACCAGCTTAGCCAGATTCATGGAATTGCTGCCTTTGAGAAGAATTTGGTCAGTAGGAGTCAGCTTCTCTCTGACAGCTTTAGTCAGCTGTTCAAACTGGTCTTTCTCGTCATTTTTGATAAAGTAATGCACCTTGCCTGGCGGGTAGATTTCCTTGGCATAGTCATAGAGGGATTCCATATCCTGTCCATAGAGGAAAAGGTCGGTCACAATTTCTGGATTGAGGCTGGTAATCATCGAGCCGTGCATGGACTTAGAGTCCGCTCCCAGCTCTTTCATATCCGCCAGCACCGCCAATTTTCGTCCGCCTGGATTGGCCGGAATGGTCGAGAAAGTCTCAAGAATCAAGCGCATGGCTGTTGGATTGGCATTGTAGACATCCGATAGGATATCCGCGCCATTAGCAGCTTTCTTCCACTCCGTTCGATTGCGGGTCAGCTCCAGCTCAGAAAAGGCTTGAGCAATAGCCGCCTCAGATACACCCTCCTGCAGAGCCGCATAAGCTGCAATCATGGCGTTGGTTGCATTATACTTGCCGGTCACAGGCAGGTCGATCCTTTGCTCTAAAAAGTTACATTCAAAGCTCAAGCTGTCCTTGCGCTCTTCCAGACGCGTCAGGAAGATATCCGCATCAGGACCAAAGCGAACCAGTTTGCAGTCTGCTGGCAGAAATTCATTGACAATCTTATCCGCCGGCACGATCAAGAGACCATCTTTTCTGAGGCCATCCGCAATCTGCATCTTGCCTTGGGCAATCTCAGCTCGACTGCCGAAAAATTCCAGATGGGCTTCTCCGACCAGAGTTACAATGCCTGTCTTAGGTTTGGCAAGTTCAGACAGGAGATGGATATCACCCAAGTGATCCTGCCCCATTTCTAAGACAAGTTTCTCTGTGTCCTCAGGCATGTGAAGAACCGTATAAGGCAGACCGATTTCATTGTTGTAATTGCCCTGGGTCTTATAGGTCTTGTAGCTGGTTGCTAGTAGCTGGGCCAACATATCCTTAGTTGTCGTTTTACCATTGGAACCTGTCACCGCCAGCACATCCACCTGCATCTTTTCCAGATAATACTGGGCCAAGCGCTGAAAGGCTGTCAGGACATCATCGACCAAGAGATAAGCCCCCTCTGCCACTGGACGCTCAGATAGGGTAGCGGCAGCTCCCTGAGCAAAGGCTGTTGGGATAAAGTCATGGCCGTCACGCGCCCCCTTGAGTGGCACAAAAAGATCACCCGACTCAATCAAGCGGCTGTCAAACTCCGCATTTCTAAGCGCAACATTTTCAAACTGAGTCACATCATTTTTCGCAGATAGGACTTCTGCGATTTCATATAAATCTAATTTCATACTTCTTCCTCGTTTTTCGGTTTGCTCGCAAAAAGAAAGGACCGAAAATTTTCAGCCCCTCTATTATATCATATTTTAGAGAAGATGCGCCTCTCTCTTAGCAAATGCCTCTTCAGCTAGGCCAACTAGCTTCTCAATCAAGTCAGGATAGGCCAGCCCCATATTTTCCCAAAGCAGTGGATACATGGACCACTGGGTAAAACCTGGCATGGTATTCAGCTCATTAAGGAAGACCTGACCATCTTCTGTATAGAAGAAATCACAGCGGGACAGTCCTAGACCTCCCAGAGCTCGGAAAGCGGTCTCTGCATTTTGACGCATCAGGCTCACCACTTCTTCTGGAATCTTGGCCGGAATATCCATAGTAATTTTATTATCAATGTATTTGGCTTCGTAGTCATAGAAAGCCACGTCCTTGACCACCTCTCCAGGCAGGGTACTCTTGACGTCAACATTGCCTAGAAGCCCAACCTCAATCTCCCGAGCTGTCACTCCCTGCTCAACCAGTACCCGGCTGTCGTATTTGAAAGCCAGGTCCAGAGAAGCACGCAGTTCTGCTTGGTTCTCCGATTTAGAAATGCCGACACTGGAGCCCATATTGGAAGGTTTGGTGAAGACGGGATAGGTCAATTTCTCCTCGATTTCCTGGATTTTTTGCTCTAGATCCTCACCATCGACCAGCGCCACATAAGGCACTTGGGCGATGCCTGCTGATTCCAGCACTCGCTTGGTCGTGATTTTATCCATAGCTAGGCTAGAAGATAAAATATTACAGCCGACATAAGGCATTTTGAGTACTTCAAGGAAACCTTGAATAGAACCATCTTCGCCCATGGGACCATGCAGGACTGGAAAGACTACTGCTCCATCTTCGTAAATATCGCTGGGCTTGATCTTCCGAGACATATCCACTGTGGCATTAGTCATCAGCTTCTCATCAGCCGCTGGCTTTGCTTCAAATTCCTGAGTTTGGATAAAATCTCCCTCCTTGGTGATGAAGTAAGTTTTCACCGAGAATCTATCATAATTGACAGCCCGCATGACGCTCTCAGCTGATAAAACCGAAACTTCCCGCTCTGCACTGCGCCCGCCATACAATAAAATCAATCTTTGTTTTGCCATGATTTTTCCTATCATTTTCTAAAAATAGTACAATTTACAAAAGCTGCCAGCTCGAAATAAAACAACCTAAAAAGCTTGGTTTTACACCTACCTAGCTAGTCGATTCTTCTAAGCAAGAGTTTCTGTATCAGTCCGTTTTAGTATATCACAATTCCCAGCATTTTTGAACAGAAAAAAGGACTCTTCCAGCCAGCTAGAGCCAGAAAAATCCTTGATGTTTATAATTCCGTCCGATTTTCGATAGCGCGAATCAGCGTAACCTCGTCCGCATACTCAATATCGGAGCCAACTGCCAAACCACGCGCTAGGCGAGTCACCTTAATCCCAGCCGGTTTCAAGACCCGTGAGATATACATGGAAGTCGCTTCGCCATCTGCTGTCGCATTCGTCGCGACGATAACCTCCGTCACCTCACTATCCATCAGACGAGTGATTAGACTTTTGAGATTGATATCGTCTGGTCCAATACCGTTCATAGGCGAAATCAAGCCATGCAGGACATGATAAAGTCCGTGGTATTCCTGGATATTTTCCATGGCAGACACATCCCGGCTGTCCTCAACAATCAAAATAGTCGATTGATCGCGCGACTGGTCTTGACAGATAGCACAAGGGTCTTCGTCCGTCAAGTTGCCGCAGACAGAGCAGTAGCTCAGCTCGCGCTTAGCAGCCAGCAGATTTTTAGCAAATTCATTGACATCATCATCGCTCATGCTAATAGTGTAAAAAGCCAGTCGAGTGGCTGTTTTGATGCCAATGCCGGGCAGCTTTGAAAAACTGTCAATCAGCTTGGCGATAGGTGTTGGGTAAAGCATAAAATCCTTTCTCTATTCTCAAAAAATCTCCTCAAACCAGATTGCTCTACTTGAGCACTGACTGCATTAGCTTTCTCCGTTTGCTGAGGATTTTCATTGAGCACTAATTCATAGGGTGTTGTTGATTGTAAAGATTGATAATATCGCGAGTGATACTGTGGCTGACAGTAGAAGATAGGTTC
This window of the Streptococcus sanguinis genome carries:
- a CDS encoding UDP-N-acetylmuramoyl-tripeptide--D-alanyl-D-alanine ligase: MKLDLYEIAEVLSAKNDVTQFENVALRNAEFDSRLIESGDLFVPLKGARDGHDFIPTAFAQGAAATLSERPVAEGAYLLVDDVLTAFQRLAQYYLEKMQVDVLAVTGSNGKTTTKDMLAQLLATSYKTYKTQGNYNNEIGLPYTVLHMPEDTEKLVLEMGQDHLGDIHLLSELAKPKTGIVTLVGEAHLEFFGSRAEIAQGKMQIADGLRKDGLLIVPADKIVNEFLPADCKLVRFGPDADIFLTRLEERKDSLSFECNFLEQRIDLPVTGKYNATNAMIAAYAALQEGVSEAAIAQAFSELELTRNRTEWKKAANGADILSDVYNANPTAMRLILETFSTIPANPGGRKLAVLADMKELGADSKSMHGSMITSLNPEIVTDLFLYGQDMESLYDYAKEIYPPGKVHYFIKNDEKDQFEQLTKAVREKLTPTDQILLKGSNSMNLAKLVEDLEDGN
- a CDS encoding TIGR02206 family membrane protein: MGIRDMFTTYKTEPPQLGLWYFVLLGLVFAIIWLSYRYYNRKPYQRLFVGMQAFQLIGLYSWYMLTAAPLSESLPFYHCRMAMFALMFLPNRSVYKFYFALLGTFGSIVAFIYPIFDPYPFPHITILSFIIGHLALLGNCLIYLFRYYHTFSMSWQRVVWTTFMMNAFLLVINMLTKGSYGFLTDPPLVGNHGLLLNYLLVSIVLSAAVCLVSEIFKRVEQTKTVSLT
- a CDS encoding NUDIX hydrolase gives rise to the protein METKETAKIIQRLLSITETGLAFTRDEFDRERYLELRQLLGHLLADWSDLDGKELAELLRPTDFYSTPLIDVRAVLVRDGKVCLVKGKNEKTWALPGGFCEVGLSPKENIVKEVQEETGFNVSVSRLLAIFDTNKFQFQSKQYAKLVFECQIEDGNFQPNTEIEELAFFDIQSLPELSSKRTTKEQLEILWEIYQGDREQYLD
- a CDS encoding D-alanine--D-alanine ligase; the encoded protein is MAKQRLILLYGGRSAEREVSVLSAESVMRAVNYDRFSVKTYFITKEGDFIQTQEFEAKPAADEKLMTNATVDMSRKIKPSDIYEDGAVVFPVLHGPMGEDGSIQGFLEVLKMPYVGCNILSSSLAMDKITTKRVLESAGIAQVPYVALVDGEDLEQKIQEIEEKLTYPVFTKPSNMGSSVGISKSENQAELRASLDLAFKYDSRVLVEQGVTAREIEVGLLGNVDVKSTLPGEVVKDVAFYDYEAKYIDNKITMDIPAKIPEEVVSLMRQNAETAFRALGGLGLSRCDFFYTEDGQVFLNELNTMPGFTQWSMYPLLWENMGLAYPDLIEKLVGLAEEAFAKREAHLL
- the recR gene encoding recombination mediator RecR, with translation MLYPTPIAKLIDSFSKLPGIGIKTATRLAFYTISMSDDDVNEFAKNLLAAKRELSYCSVCGNLTDEDPCAICQDQSRDQSTILIVEDSRDVSAMENIQEYHGLYHVLHGLISPMNGIGPDDINLKSLITRLMDSEVTEVIVATNATADGEATSMYISRVLKPAGIKVTRLARGLAVGSDIEYADEVTLIRAIENRTEL